The Stomoxys calcitrans chromosome 3, idStoCalc2.1, whole genome shotgun sequence genome includes a region encoding these proteins:
- the LOC106089924 gene encoding ras suppressor protein 1, with translation MSQSCLPVQAKMSKAKKVLDEARETQNRELDLVDKGISSFEELPGLFNMSNITRLTLSHNRISIINPGIANLLNLEILNLSNNFLRELPVSLSSMPKLRILNVSINRLDSLPRGFGAFPVLEVLDLSYNNINENVLPGNFFMMETLRALYLGDNDFEYLPPGLGNLKNLQILGLRDNDLLELPREIGELTRLRELHIQHNRLQILPPEVAQLDLLGSKSVMKMEENPWVQPIAEQYLLGISHVIEYLKTETYKIIYNRHMNGGRSGPVPPKADKSKKASRFRA, from the exons ATGAGTCAGTCGTGTCTGCCAGTTCAAGCAAAAATGTCGAAAGCAAAGAAGGTTTTGGATGAAGCGCGTGAAACCCAAAATCGTGAACTCGATTTAGTGGATAAAGGCATTAGTTCCTTTGAGGAGTTGCCGGGATTGT TTAACATGTCCAACATCACCCGCCTGACACTGAGCCACAATCGCATCAGTATTATCAATCCTGGCATtgcaaatttactaaatttaGAAATCCTAAATCtttccaacaactttttgcGTGAGCTACCCGTTTCACTGTCATCCATGCCAAAACTGCGCATCTTGAATGTCTCCATAAATCGCTTGGACAGTTTGCCACGTggctttggagcatttcccgtTTTGGAAGTTTTGGATTTATcctataacaatataaatgagAATGTGTTGCCGGGAAATTTCTTTATGATGGAGACATTGCGTGCCCTATACTTGGGAGACAATGATTTCGAATATTTACCACCCGGcttgggaaatttaaaaaacctGCAAATTTTGGGTCTGCGAGACAATGACTTGCTGGAACTGCCGCGAGAAATTGGAGAGTTGACTCGGCTACGAGAATTACACATACAACACAATCGTTTGCAGATTTTGCCACCCGAAGTGGCACAATTAGATTTGCTGGGCAGCAAATCTGTCATGAAAATGGAAGAGAATCCTTGGGTTCAACCCATAGCcgagcaataccttttgggtattagtCATGTCATTGAATATTTGAAAACGGAAACCTATAAAAT CATCTACAATCGTCACATGAATGGAGGTCGAAGCGGGCCAGTTCCCCCAAAAGCTGACAAAAGCAAAAAGGCCTCACGTTTTAGGGCTTGA
- the LOC106089916 gene encoding uncharacterized protein LOC106089916 codes for MNRRSARGKAYKKTTNKQYNVMIREIGHHLSDPHKSKGEHFLFWCELRDKLNGLGPPTRNITEWKKVWNDCQRSRKRRELLRLSIKEPKQEPLDTDDNDGYGQDTMTLEDEMEEYQNESSQHSYTDAELNMDDSVTSFSIYTQSNNTNEQSNQENQPLPLSQLKELPLPPLYRCPPTLTYTVTTKPQTPHRQNPSQTQLPPQPRPFNNFVLSAPRTNASETNFNQDILNILKLQMSQQTKLLEHISQVSNNMNQLMERQVAAIERQTVAVRRQAIAMEHHTLVMNSFVDMIRDKMPKNSKTNSQK; via the exons ATGAACCGAAGATC TGCACGAGGCAAAGCCTACAAAAAGACCACCAACAAGCAATATAATGTAATGATACGTGAAATCGGACATCATCTCTCAGATCCTCACAAAAGTAAAGGAGAGCATTTCCTGTTTTGGTGTGAGTTGAGAGATAAATTAAATGGGTTGGGACCACCAACACGCAACATAACCGAATGGAAAAAG GTTTGGAATGATTGTCAACGTAGCCGCAAACGTCGTGAACTTTTACGTTTGTCCATCAAAGAACCAAAGCAAGAGCCTCTAGATACAGATGATAACGATGGCTATGGACAAGATACCATGACACTAGAGGACGAAATGGAGGAATATCAAAATGAATCTTCACAACATTCCTATACCGATGCTGAACTAAATATGGATGATTCGGTGACATCATTTTCAATATACACACAATCGAATAATACAAACGAACAAAGTAATCAAGAAAATCAACCTTTACCATTGTCGCAGCTCAAGGAGTTGCCTTTACCGCCTCTCTACAGATGTCCACCTACATTAACATACACTGTGACAACTAAACCTCAAACGCCACATAGGCAAAATCCATCACAAACTCAACTACCTCCTCAGCCAAGGccttttaataattttgttttgtcaGCCCCCAGAACTAATGCCAGCGAGACCAATTTCAATCAAGATAttctaaatattttaaaacttcAAATGTCTCAACAAACTAAACTGCTGGAGCATATATCACAAGTCTCAAATAACATGAACCAGCTTATGGAGCGCCAGGTGGCAGCCATTGAGAGGCAGACTGTGGCTGTACGCCGCCAGGCCATTGCTATGGAGCATCATACTTTGGTTATGAATTCCTTTGTCGATATGATACGTGATAAAAtgcccaaaaattccaaaaccaATAGTCAAAAATGA
- the LOC106089922 gene encoding uncharacterized protein LOC106089922 produces MENYNNKMFKRCVKKTSSEQFDLLKLEMSKHPAAAIGGYGSGTERSKVDAEWREIVEKLNAIGPPHRTMTEWKKVWSDVRLRIKKRLSEECSGTIRKKRKTKLIKTKQESESEEDYLMESLNDTNSLYASHSYDNNEGQQQHNEMEDIHEAYNQTPQVTYSHEDYKDTSSLSFLEDQHQSNSSAHDDDPARRSGKRTTTNAQFKLLRAEMITHPAAAMGYVAGTDRSKVDAEWKEIQQKLNAIGPPYRSLPEWKKVWSDVRLRIKRRLNEGGYTQKVRHRRSEIEAEEDHLMEALTNSIYAQRSSSDNRDYDEPEIDPNDPDNVINTADEDHNDNSYDDSEMQNNPLEEDEVQDRKTFHRQLGIFAQHPNESHNDRHNNEISSGNHIENTLYTLQSQMEQHNKLLQHLSKISTTMTSLMERHIAVMERRTQLMENQSKANALNDYLRRRQENRRKIRDKRSFEWF; encoded by the exons ATGGAAAATTATAACAACAAAATGTTCAAGAG ATGTGTAAAGAAAACTTCCAGTGAGCAATTTGATTTGCTGAAGTTAGAGATGTCCAAACATCCCGCTGCTGCCATAGGTGGTTATGGATCAGGGACAGAGCGCAGTAAAGTTGATGCTGAGTGGAGGGAAATTGTGGAAAAGCTAAATGCAATTGGACCGCCACATCGAACTATGACCGAATGGAAAAAG GTTTGGTCCGATGTACGTTTGCGCATTAAAAAACGCCTTAGCGAAGAGTGTTCTGGCACTATTAGGAAAAAACGCAAaaccaaattaataaaaaccaaacaaGAATCTGAATCGGAAGAGGATTATCTTATGGAATCACTAAATGATACTAACTCGCTGTATGCCTCTCATTCCTATGACAACAATGAGGGGCAACAGCAACACAATGAAATGGAAGACATTCATGAAGCATACAACCAAACACCCCAAGTAACATATTCACATGAAGACTACAAAGATACATCGTCGTTATCTTTTCTTGAAGATCAACATCAATCAAATAGCTCGGCTCACGATGATGATCCAGCAAGGCGTAGTGGCAAGAGAACCACTACAAATGCACAATTCAAGCTTTTAAGGGCCGAGATGATAACACATCCCGCGGCGGCAATGGGTTATGTTGCTGGAACAGATCGTAGTAAAGTCGATGCCGAAtggaaggagatacagcaaaaACTTAATGCCATAGGACCACCATATCGATCCTTGCCAGAGTGGAAAAAA GTATGGTCTGATGTACGACTTCGCATTAAACGACGCCTAAACGAAGGCGGTTATACGCAAAAAGTTCGCCATAGAAGAAGTGAAATTGAAGCTGAAGAGGATCATCTGATGGAAGCACTTACCAATTCTATATATGCACAGCGTTCAAGTTCCGACAACAGGGACTATGATGAACCAGAAATTGATCCTAATGATCCAGATAATGTGATAAATACTGCCGATGAGGATCACAATGATAATTCATACGATGATTCGGAGATGCAAAACAATCCCCTGGAAGAAGATGAAGTTCAAGATAGAAAAACATTTCACCGGCAGCTTGGTATCTTCGCTCAACATCCAAATGAATCTCATAATGATCGTCACAACAATGAAATCAGCAGTGGTAATCATATTGAAAATACCCTCTATactttacaatcccaaatggAGCAGCATAATAAATTATTGCAGCATTTATCGAAGATTTCGACAACAATGACAAGTCTAATGGAACGTCATATAGCCGTTATGGAGCGTAGAACCCAACTGATGGAGAATCAAAGCAAAGCTAATGCCTTGAACGATTATCTACGTAGGCGGCAAGAGAATCGCAGAAAGATACGCGACAAAAGGTCTTTCGAATGGTTTTGA